A stretch of the Poseidonibacter parvus genome encodes the following:
- the exbD gene encoding TonB system transport protein ExbD, which translates to MKLKKFESINVIPFIDVLLVLLTIVLLTSTFISKGIIPVSLPDASSADDMKPKKEIVITIKKDNTIFANKDISGIEAIKKHVLLSPKDTPIHINSDKESKFDTFVKVLDMLKENEYSNISIVTEK; encoded by the coding sequence ATGAAACTGAAGAAGTTTGAATCAATAAATGTAATACCTTTTATTGATGTATTATTAGTTTTATTAACAATTGTTTTATTAACTTCTACTTTTATTTCAAAAGGAATTATTCCAGTTTCACTACCTGATGCTAGTAGTGCAGATGATATGAAACCTAAAAAAGAGATTGTAATTACAATCAAAAAAGATAACACTATTTTTGCAAATAAAGATATTTCAGGAATTGAAGCAATCAAAAAACATGTATTATTAAGCCCTAAAGATACACCTATTCATATAAATTCTGATAAAGAATCTAAGTTTGATACTTTTGTAAAAGTATTAGATATGTTAAAAGAAAACGAATACTCAAATATTTCTATTGTGACGGAAAAATGA
- the exbB gene encoding TonB-system energizer ExbB, with product MDIEVLKDLIDYGVIALLVFMSFLSVWFFIERMFFYKKLDVKTYKNKKSLDVALTRNLTIIGTIASNSPYIGLLGTVLAIMLTFFTMGNGDIEAAKIMSSLALALKATAAGLVVAIISQIFYNILGRYAEVLESEYETEEV from the coding sequence ATGGATATAGAAGTTTTAAAAGATTTAATTGATTATGGTGTTATTGCACTTTTAGTATTTATGAGTTTTTTATCTGTTTGGTTTTTTATAGAAAGAATGTTTTTTTATAAAAAGCTAGACGTAAAAACATATAAAAATAAAAAAAGTTTAGATGTAGCACTTACTCGTAATCTTACGATAATAGGTACAATCGCATCAAACTCTCCTTATATTGGATTATTAGGAACTGTATTAGCTATTATGCTTACATTTTTTACAATGGGAAATGGTGATATTGAAGCTGCAAAAATAATGAGTTCCTTAGCACTTGCACTAAAAGCTACAGCTGCTGGCTTAGTTGTAGCAATTATTTCTCAAATCTTTTATAATATTTTAGGAAGATATGCTGAAGTTTTAGAGAGTGAATATGAAACTGAAGAAGTTTGA